A window of the Gossypium arboreum isolate Shixiya-1 chromosome 2, ASM2569848v2, whole genome shotgun sequence genome harbors these coding sequences:
- the LOC108467254 gene encoding pentatricopeptide repeat-containing protein At5g42450, mitochondrial yields MFRLNPNYRFSRAAAATIFNNEAHNPLFIVPKVANTHFCFSSTSFADACKLFDEMSDLDVVSATSIIGTFSKQHLHKEAIYLFTRMLFNNIRPTEFTFGTVIHSSTLLKDLNIGKQFHGCTIKSGQNSNVFVGSASLDLYSKLSTIEEARKVFEDTHQPNVVSYTTLISGYIKNKRFEDALWLFEEMPERNVVTWNAMISGFSQTGYNEEAVNIFIEMLRERVMPNESTFSGVIIAAANIGAIGKGRSLHGYVFKCLGDKLNVFIGNALISFYAKCGNMEDSLLVFDKLRGRNVVSWNALVCGYAQNGRGIEAIELFEQMIVSGLKPNDVTILGILWACSHAGLVTEGYSYFNKVRHKEPNLLKPEHYACMVDMLARSGRFKEAEEFIHRLPFEPGIGFWKALLGGCQIHSNVKLGEFAARKIMALDPEDVSSYIMLSNAYAAAGRWEIASTVRKEIKEKQMKRIPGCSWIEIRNEVHVFLNKDCKHCQIDDIYRVLKICIQHSLDCEALSILMEFSI; encoded by the coding sequence ATGTTTCGATTGAATCCAAATTATAGATTCTCTCGAGCCGCTGCTGCAACCATATTCAACAATGAAGCTCATAACCCTCTATTTATCGTCCCAAAAGTCGCCAATACACACTTTTGCTTTTCATCAACCTCGTTTGCGGATGCTTGCAAGTTATTCGACGAAATGTCTGACTTAGATGTAGTCTCAGCCACTTCCATAATAGGAACCTTCTCTAAGCAACACCTTCATAAAGAAGCCATATATTTGTTTACCAGGATGCTTTTCAACAATATTAGACCCACTGAATTCACATTTGGGACTGTGATTCACTCTTCCACTTTGTTAAAAGACCTCAACATTGGCAAACAATTTCATGGCTGTACAATCAAAAGTGGTCAAAATTCTAATGTTTTTGTGGGGAGTGCAAGTTTAGATCTTTATTCAAAGTTAAGTACAATAGAGGAAGCAAGAAAGGTTTTTGAAGATACCCATCAACCAAATGTTGTGTCTTATACAACTTTGATATCTGGGTACATAAAAaataagagatttgaggatgctCTGTGGTTGTTTGAAGAAATGCCTGAGAGAAATGTTGTGACTTGGAATGCTATGATTTCTGGGTTTAGTCAAACTGGTTATAATGAAGAAGCTGTAAATATTTTCATTGAGATGTTAAGAGAAAGGGTAATGCCTAATGAATCTACTTTCTCCGGTGTTATTATAGCAGCTGCTAATATAGGTGCTATTGGTAAAGGCAGAAGCTTGCATGGTTATGTTTTTAAGTGTTTAGGTGATAAGCTTAATGTGTTTATTGGCAATGCTCTTATTAGTTTTTATGCTAAATGTGGAAACATGGAAGATAGTCTCTTGGTTTTCGATAAACTTCGAGGACGGAATGTTGTTTCTTGGAATGCTTTAGTATGTGGTTATGCTCAAAACGGAAGAGGAATCGAAGCTATCGAGTTATTTGAACAGATGATTGTAAGTGGTTTAAAGCCTAATGATGTTACAATTCTTGGTATATTATGGGCTTGTAGTCATGCCGGTCTTGTTACTGAGGGCTATTCATATTTCAATAAGGTAAGACATAAAGAACCTAACTTGCTTAAACCAGAGCATTATGCTTGTATGGTGGATATGCTTGCTCGGTCTGGGCGGTTCAAGGAAGCTGAAGAGTTTATTCACCGGTTGCCTTTTGAACCAGGTATTGGTTTTTGGAAAGCACTACTCGGTGGCTGTCAGATTCACTCGAATGTGAAACTCGGGGAATTTGCAGCAAGAAAAATCATGGCATTGGACCCGGAGGATGTTTCGTCATATATAATGCTGTCTAATGCGTATGCTGCCGCGGGCAGATGGGAAATTGCATCGACGGTGAGGAAAGAGATAAAAGAGAAACAAATGAAGAGAATTCCGGGTTGTAGTTGGATCGAAATAAGAAACGAAGTTCATGTTTTCCTCAATAAGGATTGCAAACATTGCCAGATAGATGATATCTATAGAGTCTTGAAGATTTGTATACAGCATTCATTGGACTGTGAAGCTCTAAGCATTTTAATGGAGTTTTCCATCTAA
- the LOC108467346 gene encoding probable histone H2B.3, producing MAPKVGEKKPAEKKPAEKAPAEKRPKAEKKISKEGGADKKKKKAKKSVETYKIYIFKVLKQVHPDIGISSKAMGIMNSFINDIFEKLAQEASRLARYNKKPTITSREIQTAVRLVLPGELAKHAVSEGTKAVTKFTSS from the coding sequence ATGGCTCCAAAGGTTGGTGAGAAGAAGCCCGCCGAGAAAAAGCCGGCGGAAAAGGCTCCGGCGGAGAAGAGGCCAAAGGCGGAGAAGAAGATCTCAAAAGAAGGCGGCGcagataagaagaagaagaaggctaaGAAGAGCGTCGAGACTTACAAGATTTACATCTTCAAGGTATTGAAACAGGTTCATCCTGATATCGGGATCTCGAGCAAAGCGATGGGGATAATGAACAGTTTCATCAACGATATCTTTGAGAAATTGGCTCAAGAAGCATCGAGATTGGCTAGGTATAATAAGAAGCCGACGATTACATCTAGGGAGATCCAAACCGCCGTTCGATTGGTTTTGCCTGGTGAATTGGCTAAGCATGCCGTTTCTGAAGGAACAAAGGCGGTGACTAAGTTCACTAGTTCTTAG
- the LOC108467255 gene encoding ras-related protein RABE1c-like, whose protein sequence is MAAPPARARADYDYLIKLLLIGDSGVGKSCLLLRFSDGSFTTSFITTIGIDFKIRTIELDGKRIKLQIWDTAGQERFRTITTAYYRGAMGILLVYDVTDESSFNNIRNWIRNIEQHASDNVNKILVGNKADMDESKRAVPTSKGQALADEYGIKFFETSAKTNLNVEEVFFSIARDIKQRLADTDSKSEPQTIKINQGDQAAGGAAPAQKSACCG, encoded by the exons ATGGCTGCTCCACCTGCAAGAGCTCGAGCCGATTACGACTATCTCATAAAGCTCCTTTTGATCGGCGACAgcg GTGTGGGTAAGAGTTGCCTTCTTTTGCGTTTTTCGGATGGCTCATTTACTACAAGTTTTATCACAACCATTGG AATCGACTTTAAGATTAGGACTATAGAGCTTGATGGAAAAAGAATCAAACTCCAAATTTGGGATACTGCTGGGCAAGAGCGGTTTCGGACTATTACAACTG CTTACTACCGTGGAGCCATGGGCATTTTGCTCGTCTATGATGTGACTGATGAGTCATCTTTCAATA ACATTAGAAACTGGATTCGTAATATTGAACAGCATGCTTCGGACAATGTCAACAAAATTCTGGTGGGTAATAAGGCTGATATGGACGAAAGCAAAAGG GCTGTCCCTACCTCAAAGGGCCAAGCTCTTGCCGATGAATACGGCATCAAGTTCTTTGAAACT AGTGCAAAAACAAACTTAAACGTTGAGGAGGTTTTCTTTTCAATAGCCAGGGACATTAAACAAAGACTTGCCGATACCGACTCAAAGTCTGAG CCACAGACGATCAAAATTAACCAAGGCGACCAAGCAGCAGGAGGTGCAGCGCCCGCTCAAAAATCAGCTTGCTGCGGTTGA
- the LOC108467344 gene encoding histone H2A-like, with translation MDTGSKVKKGAGGRKGGGPKKKPVSRSVKAGLQFPVGRIGRYLKKGRYSQRVGTGAPVYLAAVLEYLAAEVLELAGNAARDNKKNRIIPRHVLLAVRNDEELGKLLAGVTIAHGGVLPNLNPILLPKKNERAAAKEPKSPSKATKKSPKKA, from the exons ATGGATACCGGATCAAAGGTGAAGAAAGGAGCCGGAGGAAGGAAAGGCGGCGGTCCAAAGAAGAAACCGGTTTCTCGTTCAGTGAAAGCCGGATTACAGTTTCCCGTCGGTCGAATTGGCCGGTACTTGAAGAAAGGGCGATACTCTCAACGTGTGGGAACGGGTGCTCCCGTTTACCTTGCTGCTGTTCTTGAATACCTAGCTGCTGAG gtTCTTGAGTTAGCTGGTAATGCTGCAAGAGACAACAAGAAGAATAGGATCATTCCAAGGCATGTTCTATTGGCAGTGAGGAACGATGAAGAGCTTGGGAAGCTATTAGCTGGTGTGACCATTGCTCATGGTGGTGTTTTACCCAACCTTAACCCAATTCTTTTACCAAAGAAAAACGAGAGGGCGGCTGCAAAAGAGCCCAAGTCACCATCCAAGGCTACCAAGAAGTCTCCTAAGAAagcttaa